A genomic window from Diospyros lotus cultivar Yz01 chromosome 2, ASM1463336v1, whole genome shotgun sequence includes:
- the LOC127794846 gene encoding LOB domain-containing protein 22: MRSTTSSSSTTTRANGTQACAACKYQRRKCYPDCILAPYFPHDRQSQFLNAHKLFGVSNITKIIRNLTPPEKDEAMRTIIFQSDVRAADPVGGCCRIIRDLQRQIKLGHLELDLILHQLALCRAAAAQQASLPNSEVENLSGYDGAISYENMALPLTIEREEEDNEEFFLQENNSFQEIAAWAMQDTASSCIQEKQQGFLKVDCGDDEDFEPNLLDIADEKVKVQAFKLT; encoded by the coding sequence ATGAGGTCCACCACCTCTTCCTCCTCCACCACCACCAGGGCCAATGGCACCCAGGCATGCGCCGCTTGTAAATACCAACGCCGCAAGTGCTATCCTGACTGCATCCTCGCCCCCTACTTCCCCCATGACCGCCAATCCCAGTTCCTCAACGCCCACAAGCTCTTCGGTGTCAGCAACATCACCAAGATCATCCGCAACCTTACCCCGCCGGAGAAGGACGAGGCCATGAGGACCATCATCTTCCAGTCCGACGTTCGTGCAGCCGACCCCGTCGGCGGCTGCTGTCGCATCATCCGCGACCTCCAACGCCAGATCAAGCTCGGCCACCTTGAGCTCGACCTCATCCTCCACCAGCTCGCCCTTTGTCGCGCCGCTGCCGCCCAGCAAGCCTCTTTGCCCAATTCTGAGGTGGAAAACTTGAGCGGGTATGACGGAGCGATCAGTTATGAAAACATGGCTCTGCCACTGACAATTGAGAGGGAGGAGGAGGACAACGAGGAATTTTTCTTGCAGGAGAATAACAGTTTCCAGGAGATAGCTGCATGGGCTATGCAGGACACGGCGTCGTCTTGCATACAGGAGAAGCAACAAGGGTTTCTGAAGGTAGACTGTGGGGATGACGAAGATTTCGAGCCCAACCTTCTCGACATAGCCGATGAGAAGGTCAAAGTACAAGCGTTTAAATTGACATGA